In the genome of Photobacterium sp. TLY01, one region contains:
- a CDS encoding AlpA family transcriptional regulator — protein sequence MTQLDTNQPNLSSKEILLHYGETERLCREKERRRITSLSRSQAWVLEQEGKFPTRKKIGRTNVWLLSELLLWTHQLRESNSDA from the coding sequence ATGACTCAATTAGATACAAACCAGCCCAACCTATCCAGCAAAGAAATTTTGCTTCACTACGGCGAAACCGAACGCCTGTGCCGTGAAAAAGAGCGCCGCCGTATTACGAGCCTGTCACGCTCTCAAGCCTGGGTGCTGGAGCAGGAAGGCAAATTTCCGACTCGTAAGAAAATCGGCCGGACAAATGTTTGGCTGCTCTCTGAGCTGCTGCTTTGGACTCATCAGCTGCGCGAGAGCAACAGCGATGCTTAA
- a CDS encoding AlpA family transcriptional regulator, protein MLKAVGTNHILRGIQVADYLGYSLSTVYRRINDGLLPTPIRYGRKSVAWHMQELGAVVTAQDCGYTDPELKDLVREIIEKRNYFKEEEK, encoded by the coding sequence ATGCTTAAGGCTGTGGGCACAAATCACATCCTGCGTGGCATTCAGGTAGCTGACTATCTTGGCTACTCCCTGTCTACCGTGTACCGCCGGATCAACGACGGATTGCTTCCAACACCAATCCGATATGGCCGTAAATCTGTGGCTTGGCACATGCAAGAGCTTGGTGCTGTCGTCACTGCGCAAGACTGCGGCTATACCGACCCCGAACTAAAGGATTTAGTTCGAGAAATCATTGAAAAACGTAATTACTTCAAGGAAGAAGAAAAATGA
- a CDS encoding phage/plasmid primase, P4 family, translating to MDESRTTSLKSVLLIPIYSENNSLQSLQAINAEGKKFFMKGGKMTGGRFTFPGDDSEVYVCEGYATGATVHEATGATVVVAFNAGGLEKIVPNVVNHYPDSKVIIAADNDHRKAGEGKGNKGLEVAKSTAEKLKVAYTLPTFEEADTGTDWNDYAIQHGIDATTKALVENEKVLRTFANFDETIKALLADTNDEEAFDAAICFVKDATSLQVGRLRARLKDVTGVNVGDINKAVAKKRQEEEVPSLTHGEIANEYIAQYNRPHPVCEHGYLWAYCKAKGIWLKSPLPKIGVRIAEQFKHEKLCQREGDYKAIASHTYNTLEQKGFFDKAPKGIHIPSGFMFIEDNQLKNEPPTPQHRARFRLSIEPDLTRQPEMLLQVLREAFEGCHAEEQIRQLRMMIGLALFGLQAKEQRAVLLYGAAGSGKSLFLKLIEALVPKEYRTSVSPLHMDNDYKVAALAGKLMNLVPEIDKDKPVPSAEFKAITGGDTMSAREPYGKVFTFTPEAACWFNGNYYLTTKDNSEEFWRRWTIFHFANSKPEQNRDPKLLAKIVEQELPTFLAWAINGVQDYLENGLYLSPAHHACIQEWKRDGNSVSSWLSDMEDNGVGARKQGLLVQPLRISHAYTIYKDWCRHNNRKPYNKTAFKGHMESCGHPGSMYNGYSSYIGLYDARPGSGAMAKVS from the coding sequence ATGGACGAGTCACGCACAACGTCTTTGAAAAGCGTACTCTTAATCCCGATTTACAGCGAGAATAACAGCCTTCAATCATTGCAGGCAATCAATGCTGAAGGGAAAAAGTTCTTCATGAAAGGCGGAAAAATGACAGGTGGCCGCTTCACCTTTCCGGGGGACGACAGCGAGGTGTATGTCTGCGAAGGCTATGCGACAGGGGCAACGGTCCATGAAGCGACAGGGGCGACGGTTGTGGTTGCCTTTAATGCTGGCGGTCTTGAGAAGATCGTTCCCAACGTCGTAAATCACTACCCGGACAGTAAAGTTATCATCGCAGCAGACAACGACCACCGCAAAGCCGGAGAAGGGAAAGGCAACAAAGGGCTGGAAGTTGCCAAATCAACAGCCGAAAAGCTCAAGGTTGCTTATACGCTCCCGACGTTCGAAGAAGCGGATACAGGTACGGACTGGAACGACTACGCGATCCAGCATGGCATTGATGCCACCACGAAGGCACTGGTTGAGAACGAAAAGGTCTTGCGGACCTTTGCCAATTTCGATGAGACCATCAAAGCGCTACTTGCGGATACTAATGACGAGGAAGCATTCGATGCCGCAATTTGCTTCGTCAAAGATGCAACATCACTTCAAGTGGGGCGCTTGCGCGCCCGCCTGAAAGATGTGACAGGCGTTAATGTTGGTGACATTAATAAAGCTGTTGCTAAAAAAAGGCAGGAGGAGGAAGTACCATCGTTGACCCATGGTGAAATCGCCAATGAATACATTGCCCAATATAATAGGCCTCATCCAGTCTGCGAACATGGTTACCTCTGGGCATACTGTAAAGCCAAAGGCATCTGGCTGAAATCACCACTGCCGAAGATTGGGGTAAGGATTGCCGAACAGTTTAAACATGAGAAGCTGTGTCAGAGAGAAGGGGACTACAAAGCCATTGCCTCTCACACGTACAATACCCTAGAGCAAAAAGGCTTCTTCGACAAGGCACCGAAGGGCATTCATATCCCGTCGGGATTTATGTTCATTGAAGATAATCAGCTTAAAAATGAGCCACCAACCCCTCAACACCGAGCTCGCTTTCGCCTGAGTATTGAACCAGACCTGACCCGCCAGCCGGAAATGCTGCTACAGGTGCTCCGGGAGGCTTTCGAGGGATGTCATGCTGAAGAGCAAATCCGCCAGTTGCGCATGATGATAGGGCTGGCATTGTTCGGGCTGCAAGCCAAAGAGCAGCGTGCCGTTTTGTTGTACGGGGCAGCGGGCTCAGGCAAGTCGCTTTTCCTCAAGTTGATTGAAGCATTAGTTCCAAAAGAGTACCGGACCAGCGTGAGTCCGCTACACATGGACAACGACTACAAGGTTGCTGCGCTGGCTGGAAAGCTGATGAACTTGGTTCCCGAGATTGATAAGGACAAGCCCGTGCCAAGCGCAGAGTTCAAGGCAATCACTGGCGGGGATACCATGTCTGCCCGCGAGCCATACGGCAAGGTGTTTACCTTCACCCCGGAAGCAGCATGTTGGTTCAATGGTAACTACTACCTGACAACCAAAGATAACAGTGAGGAATTCTGGCGGCGCTGGACAATTTTCCACTTTGCCAACAGTAAGCCAGAGCAAAACCGAGACCCGAAACTGCTGGCTAAGATAGTCGAGCAGGAGCTGCCCACCTTTCTCGCTTGGGCGATTAATGGCGTTCAGGACTATCTTGAGAACGGGCTTTACCTGTCCCCTGCTCACCACGCCTGTATCCAAGAGTGGAAGCGGGACGGCAACAGTGTTTCAAGCTGGCTGAGTGACATGGAAGACAATGGCGTCGGCGCTCGCAAGCAAGGCTTGCTGGTTCAGCCGCTAAGGATTTCCCATGCTTACACCATCTATAAGGATTGGTGTCGTCATAACAACCGCAAGCCGTATAACAAGACGGCGTTCAAGGGGCACATGGAAAGCTGCGGGCATCCGGGCAGCATGTACAACGGCTACTCCAGCTACATAGGACTTTACGACGCTCGTCCGGGGTCTGGAGCCATGGCGAAAGTCAGCTAG
- a CDS encoding DNA-packaging protein — protein MPAPKKNKYNNKYQSEFAPQCRKLCMLGATDMELARFFNVSRETIKNWVKMQPEFAEGRKSGKMIADAKVASKLFHRATGCTIKKQKVLNNGDIIEYMEELPPDVRAIKHWLQFRQRNNWSPDQKVKLFNDAKNPLAFALDNVEHEAETRSCLPSGCE, from the coding sequence ATGCCTGCGCCCAAAAAGAATAAATACAACAATAAGTACCAATCTGAATTCGCACCGCAGTGCCGCAAGCTTTGTATGCTTGGAGCGACAGATATGGAGCTGGCACGCTTTTTTAACGTGAGTCGAGAGACAATCAAGAACTGGGTTAAAATGCAGCCAGAGTTTGCTGAAGGTCGTAAATCAGGCAAGATGATTGCAGATGCCAAGGTCGCCAGTAAGCTCTTTCACCGTGCGACCGGATGTACCATCAAGAAGCAGAAGGTACTGAACAACGGAGACATCATTGAGTACATGGAAGAGCTGCCGCCTGATGTCCGTGCTATAAAACACTGGCTTCAATTTCGTCAGCGCAACAACTGGTCACCAGATCAGAAGGTAAAGCTGTTCAATGATGCTAAGAATCCCTTGGCTTTTGCTTTGGATAATGTCGAACATGAAGCTGAGACAAGGAGTTGTTTGCCATCTGGATGCGAATGA